Within the Irregularibacter muris genome, the region TTCTCTATCCAAGACTTTTTCGAAAAATAGAGGAGAGTGATCTTGTTATTGGACGATTAGATGCTTTGCCTATAGGTTTTGGGTGTGTAACATCCATTGGCGGAGTGGGACATTATTGTAACTTCAATAAATTGGATCAATTTAAAGATTCTCTAACAGATGAAGCCAAGAGGCAGAGGGTAGAAAAATTACGTGAATATTGGGAAATACATGATACAAGAAGTATTTTCTTTAAGGAAACGCTTACGGGAACAACCTTAGGAAAATTTGTAGATAACAGATATCCTGCAATCATTACAGCCAGACTAAGCGGGATGTATTTAGATTATAACAAATTGATAGATTTAGGAATTCCTGGATTAAGGAAAGAAATAAATCATTATAAAACAAAAATTCAGGATGAAAAGTCTCTTATTCTATATCATGCCTTTGAGGAAGTACTAAACCTATTAATAAAAACCATTGATTATCATATCCACCTTGCAACAGAAGAACAAAAAAGGAATGATAAAAGAAGACAAGAAATGGGTATAGTGATAGAGACCTTAAATAATATAAAAAAAGATAAACCAAAAACTTTCATGGAGGGAGTGCAACTTTCCTGGCTCTATAGTTTGCTTTCCTCGGTAGTAAATTATGGACGAATGGATGATTATCTAGGGGAGCTTCTGGTAAAAGATCTTGAAATCGGGAGAATTACTGAAAATAAGGCTAAGGAAATGATCAAATCCTTATTCAAATTAATAGAGGCAAGAAAAACAACCGTTAATGGTCGGGTAGTCATTGGAGGAAGGGGGAGAAGAAATCCAGAGATAGCTGATATTTTTTGTAAATTGGCTATACAGGCCGTAAAGGAAAATAAAGATACAGAACCCCAATTTACCTTGAGAATTTATGAAGGAATGAATGACAAAATCTACAATGCGGCATTAGATTCTATAGGAGAGGGAACAACCTATCCTGTACTCTATAATGATGATATTAATATTCCTGCAGTAATGAAATCTATGAAAAAAGATGAGAAAACCGCTCAGCACTATGTGCCATTTGGATGTGGAGAATTCGTTCTATCTGGTATGAGTGTAGGCACACCTAATACCTGTCTTAACCTATTAAAAATTTTAAACATTTCACTAAATGCTGGTATTGATCCATGGGATGGCTTAGATAAAAGCGGAGAAATTCAATTGCTTTCCTATGACCAAATGGAAACATTTGAAGATGTTTTTCATCAATATAAAAGGCTGTTAGATTATTATATTGATAGAACAGCTCAATCACAGGCATTTTCCTATAAAGTGATGAATCAAGAGTGTTCCTTTCTATTTACCAGTTTGCTGACAAAGGATTGTTTAGGGAGAGGAAGATCTTTATTAGATGGAGGGGTAAGATACCTTGGAGGAACCAATGAAACCTATGGAAATATTAATGCCGCAGACTCCCTCAGTGCCATTAAAAAGGTTGTCTTTGAAGATAGGAAATATTCCTTGAAAGAGGTTTTGAAAGCTATGAACCATAACTTCAAGGGATATGAGGATCTACGAAATAAATTATTGGATGCTCCTAAATATGGAAATGATGAGGATTATGTGGACTCTATCGCAGTAGAGTTGCATGAATATGTATGTAGTGGTGTTAGTAATGCAGCTCAAAAGGTAGGTTTAGATTCTTATCTTGTAGTGATGATTAATAATCAAGTAAATACCGAGTGGGGTAGAGGAACTAGTGCTTCAGCAGATGGAAGGTTAACGGGAATGTATATGAGCAATGGGAACAATCCTCAAAGTGGGGCAGATAAAAATGGACCCACTGCCATGCTAAATTCTCTAGCAAAATTAAGAGCAGATATCCATGCCGGCTCTGTTCAGAACATTAAATTTAGTAAGGGGATGTTTAATAATAAACGGGAAGTTATTAAAGCACTTTTCAAAACTTATTTTGCTAATGGAGGGCCTCAGCTAATGGTTTCTGTTGTGGGAAGAGAAGAATTAGAAGAGGCTTACCGTCATCCAGAAAGATACCCAAATCTATTGGTCAGAGTGGGGGGATTTAGTGCTAGATTTGTGAATCTTGATAGGGATGTGCAAGAAGAGGTATTGGCACGGACTTTAAATGATTAGGGAGGAATCCTATGAAAGGGACAGTATTTGATATTCAAAGATTTTGTATCAATGATGGACCGGGAATTAGAACTACTGTATTTTTAAAAGGATGTCCATTGGATTGTTTATGGTGCCATAATCCTGAATCAAAAAAATTGAAACCACAACTTTCCTTTATAAAAAAACATTGCATTCTATGTGGAAGGTGTCAAGAGGTTTGTGAATATGATGTACATGAGGTCACAGAGAAAGGACACAAAATAGATTATGAAAAATGTGTGCTTTGTGAAAAGTGTGTTGAGGCATGCCCCGCGAAGGCTTTATCAATATATGGTAAAGAAATGAATGTAGAAGAAGTATTATCTATAGTAATAAAGGATAAAAATTACTATGATAATTCTAATGGAGGGCTGACTATTTCAGGCGGAGAAGCAATGAGTCAATTTGACTTTACTTTTGCGTTAGCAAAGTCTGCTAAGAAAAGAGAAATTCATGTGACAATAGAAACCAGTGGTTTTGGTAAAAGTGAGGATTTTGATAAAATAGAACCCTATATTGATCTGTTTTTATTTGATTATAAGGTGACTGGAAATGAATTGCATAGGAAATTAACAGGGGTAGATAGAGGTTTAATTGATAAAAATCTTAATTTATTGCTTTACAAAGGAGCAAAAATTATTCTAAGGTGTCCCATTATTCCCAATTATAATCTATCCCATGAACATCTAGAATCCATTTACCAATTGGCAAAGGCTCATGAGAATATTGTTATGGTAGAGATATTGCCCTACCACAATCTGGGGGAGAGCAAAGTTGAACAAATAGGAGACGGTTATGCTGCTAGTGAAGCCTATATGCCAGAAGAGCAGGAAGTGGAGGGCTGGATTAAAAAATTAAAGGAAATGGGATTGCAAAAGATAGGTAGGGGATGATGAAAGTCGTCCTCTTTTAAAGTAAAAGGGGGGAATAAAGATGATACGATTTGGAGTAATTGGTACAAGCTGGATAACAGAGGAATTCATTCGATGTGCATCCTTAGTAAAAGATTTTCAGTTAAATGCTGTCTATTCTAGGACGGAAAAAAGGGCTAGTGAATTTGCAGGGAAGTATGGGATAAAACATGTATTTACAGATCTAGAAGAAATGGCCGCCAGCAATGTATTAGAGGCCGTTTATATAGCCAGTCCTAATTCCTATCATAGTAAACAGGCTATATTATTTTTAAAAAACAATATACATACACTTTGTGAAAAACCCATTGCCTCTAATACAACAGAACTTACTGAAATGATAAACACGGCTAGGGAAAATAATGTAGTTTTAATGGAGGCCATGAAGAGTATTTATCTGCCAAATTTTAAGGCCATAAAGGATAATTTGTGTAAAATAGGGAAAATTCACAAGTATTTTGCTAGCTATTGTCAGTATTCTTCACGATATGACCTCTATAAGGCAGGTGAGAATCCGAATACCTTTGATAAGAAATTCTCTAATGGTTCCCTCATGGATATAGGAATCTACTGTATATATCCCCTTATTACTCTATTTGGAATACCAAAGGATATTAAAGCCAGTGGAACAATATTGAAGTCGGGAGTAGATGGAGAAGGGAATCTTCTATTACAATATGATGATATGAATGGAGTGATCATTCACTCTAAAATAACTGATTCTTCCATTGAAGCTGAAATCCAAGGGGAAAAGGGCAATATGATTATAGATAAAATTCATACCCCAGAAAAGATAATAATTAATTATAGAAATGGAGAACGTGAAGATATAACTATTTCGCAAAGTCAAGATATCCTGTACTATGAGACCTATCAATTTATAGAGTCTATAAAAAATAGGAATATAGAATCAGAAATGAACACTCTACATTTATCCCTTCAGGTTATGGAGGTTCTAGATAGCGCTAGAAAACAGGTAGGAATTATATATCCCGCAGATATAGAACAGAAAAGCCTTTGAGAATAGAAAATAATCAAAAACAATTCATGGGATGGGTAAAGAGATATTGACTTTGGGGATGCAACAATCTATTGATATTTTCTATATCTAAAAAACTTGAAAAGGTTATCACTGAGGAACTATAGTGAAGTGGGGTATATAGGTTAACGAATAAAAGGATAAGGAGCGTGTTCTCATGTACAAGATGGTTGTATTGGATTTGGATGGTACCCTGCTAAATTCTGCTTCTAGTCTCTCAGAAAAAAACAGATGGGTTATTGAGAAATGTGTAAAAATGGGAATAAAAGTTGTTTTAGCCAGTGGACGAATGCACTACTCTATGAAGCCTATAATAAAAAAACTTCAATTGGAAGAAGATTTTCATATTGCTGGCAATGGTTCTACCATTTTTTCTCTGGGAGGCTATTTAGAAGATATTTCCATCCTAGAGGATGAAGTATATAGAAATGTGGTCAAAAGGTTAAAGAAGGAAGAAGTGGAATTTCTGGTTTATTCTAAGGAAAATGTTTACTATGATTATGCACCTAAACTATCCGGGGCAGTGCTTAAATATGGAGATGAAAGACCTGTTCAAATGAATTCCATTGCAGATTTAAAGGGAGTACCCAAAATTGTTCTCTATCTTGACAGTGAAGAATGGGAAAAGGAAAAAAGAATCAGAGAAATAATGAAGGATTGTGCTGCAGTTCTGAGAAGTCATGAATCCTTTGTAGATATTGTACATTTTGATACCAGTAAGTATAAGGCCATAGAAAGATTGATGAGGTTCTATAAAATTCAGCCTAAAGAAGTAATTGCTATTGGGGATAGTGAAAACGACGCTGAGCTGATTGAAAATGTAGGGTTAGGTATTGCTATGGCAAACGGTAGTGAC harbors:
- a CDS encoding pyruvate formate lyase family protein, with product MEENVYAEQVEVNIKIECEKAIDEQLEIMEQYTNVHRENLDAPREVREIRCLNVLYPRLFRKIEESDLVIGRLDALPIGFGCVTSIGGVGHYCNFNKLDQFKDSLTDEAKRQRVEKLREYWEIHDTRSIFFKETLTGTTLGKFVDNRYPAIITARLSGMYLDYNKLIDLGIPGLRKEINHYKTKIQDEKSLILYHAFEEVLNLLIKTIDYHIHLATEEQKRNDKRRQEMGIVIETLNNIKKDKPKTFMEGVQLSWLYSLLSSVVNYGRMDDYLGELLVKDLEIGRITENKAKEMIKSLFKLIEARKTTVNGRVVIGGRGRRNPEIADIFCKLAIQAVKENKDTEPQFTLRIYEGMNDKIYNAALDSIGEGTTYPVLYNDDINIPAVMKSMKKDEKTAQHYVPFGCGEFVLSGMSVGTPNTCLNLLKILNISLNAGIDPWDGLDKSGEIQLLSYDQMETFEDVFHQYKRLLDYYIDRTAQSQAFSYKVMNQECSFLFTSLLTKDCLGRGRSLLDGGVRYLGGTNETYGNINAADSLSAIKKVVFEDRKYSLKEVLKAMNHNFKGYEDLRNKLLDAPKYGNDEDYVDSIAVELHEYVCSGVSNAAQKVGLDSYLVVMINNQVNTEWGRGTSASADGRLTGMYMSNGNNPQSGADKNGPTAMLNSLAKLRADIHAGSVQNIKFSKGMFNNKREVIKALFKTYFANGGPQLMVSVVGREELEEAYRHPERYPNLLVRVGGFSARFVNLDRDVQEEVLARTLND
- a CDS encoding HAD family hydrolase; amino-acid sequence: MYKMVVLDLDGTLLNSASSLSEKNRWVIEKCVKMGIKVVLASGRMHYSMKPIIKKLQLEEDFHIAGNGSTIFSLGGYLEDISILEDEVYRNVVKRLKKEEVEFLVYSKENVYYDYAPKLSGAVLKYGDERPVQMNSIADLKGVPKIVLYLDSEEWEKEKRIREIMKDCAAVLRSHESFVDIVHFDTSKYKAIERLMRFYKIQPKEVIAIGDSENDAELIENVGLGIAMANGSDIVKRVAKYITPKTNDQDGVADTLERLVLKKIS
- a CDS encoding Gfo/Idh/MocA family protein, which translates into the protein MIRFGVIGTSWITEEFIRCASLVKDFQLNAVYSRTEKRASEFAGKYGIKHVFTDLEEMAASNVLEAVYIASPNSYHSKQAILFLKNNIHTLCEKPIASNTTELTEMINTARENNVVLMEAMKSIYLPNFKAIKDNLCKIGKIHKYFASYCQYSSRYDLYKAGENPNTFDKKFSNGSLMDIGIYCIYPLITLFGIPKDIKASGTILKSGVDGEGNLLLQYDDMNGVIIHSKITDSSIEAEIQGEKGNMIIDKIHTPEKIIINYRNGEREDITISQSQDILYYETYQFIESIKNRNIESEMNTLHLSLQVMEVLDSARKQVGIIYPADIEQKSL
- a CDS encoding glycyl-radical enzyme activating protein encodes the protein MKGTVFDIQRFCINDGPGIRTTVFLKGCPLDCLWCHNPESKKLKPQLSFIKKHCILCGRCQEVCEYDVHEVTEKGHKIDYEKCVLCEKCVEACPAKALSIYGKEMNVEEVLSIVIKDKNYYDNSNGGLTISGGEAMSQFDFTFALAKSAKKREIHVTIETSGFGKSEDFDKIEPYIDLFLFDYKVTGNELHRKLTGVDRGLIDKNLNLLLYKGAKIILRCPIIPNYNLSHEHLESIYQLAKAHENIVMVEILPYHNLGESKVEQIGDGYAASEAYMPEEQEVEGWIKKLKEMGLQKIGRG